The DNA sequence ACAGAGCCAGCAGAGTTTGGTAAACGGCCAGGGAGACTTTTTGTCCATTTTAAAAACATTTATCGTTTGCTGCATAGAATGatataattatgtttttttgCTTCTCTTTTTTGGGGCTATTGAATGGTGTTTAATATATGAGGATCTTCTTTAATCTCTTGTGTAAGAGCTAAGAGCAATCTCTACTTCTTTCACCCTCATCATTTTGAGCGAGTGGTGTTTTCAGATTTTGCATTTCACTGAAAAGTAATCTAAAGCAACAAGATGTTGCTGCTGATGCATAGCCCTGCAATATTTCTCATCTTCTTACTTGATTGTGCTATCTCTTGTATTATGGTGACCCAAGATGGTTGCCCTAACTTATTGCTTGAGCAAATGTGATacgtaaattttatttttatttttgttctttaaTTCAAAGTGAGGATGGAGAAAGTAAGGTGAATGAAAATTGTCTGGGGTGGGGTACTGATCACTTGAGGGCCTTGAAGATTAGACAACATACGCCATGTCATCTGATAAACTAattttttgatagatttaattactAACACGAGATTTAGTAGTTAGGTGTTCGgttagaggtaatgaaatggaatgaaaaaaaaaaaataattcttatttttggttttatttttaaagtattgaaatgtcatttatattctagttatttttttacttttaacaaTCAAGGGTTACGGAATGAGATGTTTGTTATGTGAGTTTGAGTTGGAAAGAATAGAGTTGGAGGGAGTAGACTTGAAGAGAATACAAAATTCAAGTGTTGGAGGTGATTAATATTATtaccattttaatttaattagtttttacttGAAAACACACAAACCttagttattaaaatttaatttaagtttgatattctcatttaatttaattctgtGTCTAAATCTCTTATAAACTCTACAAATAAGATCAACAATGTGAGATAGAacacacatttatttatttatttacttttatttaatcaaGCCACACAAATTTCATACTCATCTAAGGAGCAATTCAATCTTGCAAAGAGAggagtattatttaattatccaTTAAAAATGTGCATTTGGATACAAACGAAGCTGAGCTGAAATGTTTGTTAGTGTATCTTCTTTGATTGCAGATTTGCACACATTCAACAGCTATAAAGTAAATTCTTAAGCTCTTGGTCGTTCTTCACTGTGTCTattattagattttatttttcctattgtaattgaaaaagtgaaaaaaaaagttgtaattgaaaaagtgaaaaaaaaaagtttgaaaagCATTTTATTTTGTCAGATTGAGACTTCCATCTTGGTCTAGTACTACTCAATAGGCTTCTTTAGCACTTCGTGAGTTTGGTCCGCAAGCTTCTTTAGGAGGAAACATCAACCAACAAATGACATGTGCTCCATATGACCCTGACCATCACCTTATTAGAAGATGAACTACTACTTGATTGTTTTTTATGAGCcaaaataattgttttattcaaaaaaacttTTATTTGGGCCTCATTAAAATAGGAGGTCTATGAGTATTGTTGTAAAGAAGAACCTCAAAACGCCCAAGAACACTCCTAAATAGGGGTAACCACGCGTGTAGCGGTATGTTATGGGCTAATAGAATGGCCCAGCCGGCCAAGCCCACCAGCCGCCCCAATAGTATCAATAAACTGCGTTGTTGTCAAACTATGTACTAATTATAAGCACATTATGTCAAACATAACGTAACTTTCCACGACAATAATGTGTATATTGATTAGTAGCCTATAAAAAGATGGATAGAGAGAGCGTTAATTTGAAGCTCTCAAATAATTATAAGATAATATTAATATGGGTGACCAAGAGCAGAAGGGAATTGTGTGCGTAACAGGAGGAACAGGATATATTGGTTCATGGCTAATTATGAGGCTACTTCAACATGGTTACACTGTAAGAACAACTATTCGACCTGATCATGACCCAACTGCATCTGgtacatatatgatatatttccaattatatagttttttcaatataattattaattaattaataatttatgtaAGAATTGAATAATTTGTTGGACTTAAGAGGGGATAAAAAAGAAGAGAGACATTAGCTTCTTGACAAACCTACCAAGAGCCTCAGAGAAGCTGGAGATCTACCATGCAGATTTGAACCAACCAGAAAGCTTCAGTGCAGCCATTGAAGGGTGTAGTGGGGTGTTCCATGTGGCTCATCCAGTCACTATAGTCGATGAAGAGTCCGAGGAAGTACTAACCAAAAGATGCCTCGACGCAGCCTTAGGCATACTAAAAGCATGCCTAGCTTCAAAAACTGTGAAGAGGGTTGTCTACACCTCTAGCTCAGCTGCTATTTCTGTTTTAAATGATGAAACTGGACAACAAGTGGCGGATGAGAGTTCATGGAGTGATGTTGACTGGTATAGGTCTCAAAAACGCATGGGAATTTCCTATGTAGCAGCAAAGACCAAGACAGAAAAGGCAATGTTTGAATTTGGGGAGAAGTTTGGACTTGATATTATCACCTTAAATCCTTCTTTGGTTTTAGGCCCATTTATTTGTCCCACTCTACCTGGATCTGTGGCTATGGGACTCACCATGATTTTAGGTACACCTTTTTCTTTCAGTGATATCAtgcattaaataattaataatgtgtTATATTCTTATCAATTGTTTTGATTATGCAGGTgacacatataatatatataagtatcTTTTAAGAACGAATATGGTACATATAGAAGATGTGGTTAGTGCACACATTTTTCTTTATGAAAATACTAGTGCTAAAGGGAGGTACATTTGTTCATCGGATGAACTTTCACTGATTGGAATGTCTGAATTTCTTTCTGAAAGATACCCGAACTTTCAAATTCCAAAAAAAGAGTGAGATTCAGCTTCTCATCATTATTATTTGTAGTATTATTTTATAGAATAATTCGTTTGAAGCTGAGGGTGTATGTTGATTTTGTGATACAGATCACTTGAGGGTATTGAAGGTTACAAAATAATTGCCCTCTCATCTAAGAAGCTATTGGATTCTGGATTCAAGTTCAAGTTTGGCCTTGCCCATATGTTCGATGGAGCAATTCAATCATGCAAAGAGAGGAATATTCTTTAATTTGTCTTTGGATGCATAAATTTAGACCTTCTTTCTATGTAAGGATTTGTGTTTCAGTTTTTAaccaagaaaaataaaataaaaaatgaacacAAATTTGCGGCCTTTAAGTTTACGTCACTTCCGATAtcataaattacaaaaattgtcTCAAGGCACATGTCGCTATAAACGTATATCTCAATTCCAACAGCAAAAGGCCATACCACAAACTGATTGATTCTTATGTCACACTTTGTTTATTAGGCCTAACCAATTATATGAtgttatacatttatatataatacgGTAATTAAAGGGTCCAAATCAcaatttatatttctatttatagcttattaattaagaaacaatcacaagaaaatataaaataaaaaggtgATGCAAGTCCTTAAAGAAACCCATTTTCCTCCAtcagacatatatatatttaaaagataaaaagattTAGAATCCAAGAAAGAGCATCTGTTCTGTGGTATCAACCTTCAATTTCCTCAAAGAGCATCTGTTGTCGTTATGAATGTGCTGAATTTGTCAAAAGATTTCATAACAAGCCTTTTATTAGTAGTTTTATAAACACCATAAAAAATTGTTGAAAGCTACTATAATAAAGACAAGATTCACCTTTCACATATACCTCAAAACAGAAACTAAAGGATATTCTTTTCTTTGCAGCATTTAATTGCTCCTTCAAACATATCATGTACACCATTCTTGTAACAGAGCTTCTTTGATGGGAGGGATTCAATATTGAATCCTCTGATGCTCTCCAAAGATCTGTCTGACAAGATTTCCAAAAAACAATAATGTTGTGAGACTTAGCTCATTAAACCAGCTGCCACATCAGCACAACTACCCTAACTGTCACACTATAAAGGCACCTCAGTTAAAAAACTCAAGGCATCTCTCAGCACCTAGAAGATTCTAACTCCCACAGATTCATCTCTCCCTAGTTCTAAGACTTGTTCAAGAAACTGAGTGAAAAGAGGGTTGTAATAAGGTTCCTCGTTCCTCAGAGTGAGATTTTGTGTAATTGGTGTTTGACACCATTAATGATTGTAATTGAGTTATAAAACTCTCATTGTAATGTGCCGAGTTGATCAATAAAATTTATCCATTTTGAAATCGAGCTAAATATCTTCAATTCTTGTTCAATTTTCTGGTTCTTAATTAACTCTGTTTTGTGTTTGAATTATTGATTCCTATTGGCTGTTAATGACTATAACAACAAATGAAATGTGAATTAAATTCACATGGTATCGTAGCTATAGGCTTCAAAGATCTGCCTTCAAATCTTCAAGAAGcacattcaaactttcaacaaACTAGACTAAAATGACTATAAATTAGATTTGAGGTGAACAAGTTCAATAATGACTCCAATAATTTCAGTTTATAGATGATCAAGAAGTTCATCAAACTATTTTAGAGGCTCTAGATGAAGCAATGATTCAATGAATCTCATTGAAGAGAGGAACAAGAAGATTGAGATTGAAGAAAAGGCACATAGTGCTATTCTTCTTAGCCAAGGAGATTAAGGGCCAGTTTGACACAGCTGTGCTGTAGGAAAAAGTAGCTGTAGCTGTGCTGTGAGGAAAAGCAGCTGTAGCAAAGCTGTGGAAAAAAATTGAactgagtgtttggtaaattataaatttcaaagtactgtgagttgttaagatctattataagaataatgataatgttataatctagtttattataatcagaaatatgtaaaaatttattttatataatattttatttttttaatatatttttaattttttttttcaaatataaatttatatgcatttaataaaaataatttatattatttttttattatgttttatcaaatgtaaaaaaaaaaatagaaactcaagtatataagaaaaattctaggttgatgttgtttgttaatattaaaataaaatataaattaatttatttttttttaaaaaaattagagatttaataattatttattttattataattagtttattttaattttttttaatatataataaataagtaaatatggttttagtacaaaaaaaattattatagtcttttaattaaaacaattttttctaaaagttgggtTGGAGCAGCTTCAGCTTTTAGCTGTAGCTTCtccaaaaattcttcaaaaaactgttttttgactatttaccaaacacatttttatcacagcttttttaaaaagaagcttttagttttttcaAAAGCTGTGCCAAACGGAGTTTAAGTGTTGAGGGAGATTTCAGATGAAGAAAAAGTTCTTGGGCTCTAAAACAAATTATGTCACGAGCCgagccctaaaccataacaattaTGTAATATCCATAATTTAGGTGGTCAAATATCACACTTTAACTCttgtgaaaaaataaaatttactaatGATCCCTTAgtatatattacaaaattacgTAAGacctataattaaaataatagagtaattcttataataaataaaaaataattgttatataATATGATCACTCGtcagtatatatatacaataataatatttctaCAATTATGTAGTACCAAATAGTTAGAATTAATAACCCAAAAAATACTAAGATAGTACTTATAGCATTCATCATATTCCTCATCTCTAACTGGtcatatttatataaatgatATAGACCATTCGTTAATAATTAGATATATATCCAATTTTTAAAGAagagttaattaattattaaggtAGGACTAAGCTATTCTCGTCGTTCATCAGTAACGATTTTTCCACATCCACAAGTATCCAACTGAGTTCCTAGAAGAGAAATATAGGAGGTGAGCTTATAAAGCTCAGTAAAAACAACTATCATCGAATGACCAGTTTAATAAAAATCTATGCATGGTTAGctttttgaaaacaaaacatCTCATCatcatatataaacaaaatagagagacaataaataatcacaagAGACAAGATATCCGTACATATCACACTGTCTATTAACCTCTAGCTCTCAATATCAATCATAAAAAACAACATCCTAAAGCGGGTATATCACACAAAATAGGCAgttcattgtttaatttttctgCCTAAAAAAAGAGATCACTAAATATATTAAGTCCTTAAAATGGTGACACTATTTAAATcactcaattaaaaaaaaaaaataaaagagagtTTTGTTACCTCACAATAGTGACCTTGTAACCTCCTATACACAATTCTTTCTTTGGAAATATTGGTCAAAACAATTATTCATACAATAAAATTTCAAACTACATAGTTTACATCCAACAACTACAATAAAAGAAAGCCAAGCAATTGTTCAAACATGTTTGTTagtcaaaaaattgaaaataaataaggGAGACAAATAAtgtttaatattgaaaaaaacttATATTAGACTAAATTGAATGCTTCTAGAATTTTACAAGAGGACTAAatacaaatatagataaaatgttATTAAATTAGATTATGAGAAAGAATTAGaagtagttgttgttgttgttagatAGATAATTCGATACTTTGCTTAAGTATAAGTAccctgtaaaaaaaattaaaattaaagaaagcgttatagtataaataattataaaatattagtaGATCACCTCCTCTGCTTCAAAAATGGATTCATCCACAAAGCCTACCTTTAATCCCTAATCCTCTTTCTGTCTAACTTATCAAACCCTAGATTCAATTTCCCAAATAGCACTTCCTTCGTAGATAGAAGTAgaaagtattatttaattaattgtttatgtttatttatatgTGAATTCGGACTATGAAACCAGCTGAATCAAAAGGCTCGGGCTCAGATCACTGAGTGTGGGAGAAATCTGGTGAAATAAGGAGGAGAGTGGGAAAAAGTTTGGTttagttttttgggttttgtggTTGTGTGAGGTATGCATAGATCTGGAGTAACGATGGCTTGGAATGTGTTTAAGTTCTGTACAGCTCTTCGTGGTCTGGGCTCGATCATGATCCTTTTGGTTCTTGGGGTCGTGGGTGTTACCTATTACGCTGTCGTTTTGACTAATTATGGACCAGCTCTCTACGACGGTGGTCTTGATTCTCTCATTGCTTTTATTGTCTTGATCTTGTTCCATTCCTTGGTAATTTTCCAAAATATCCTGACTTTTTTGTGCTTTGATTATTTGATTCTATGTTTTACTGTTTGTTTAATTCATTGtttctaaattttattatttcgtCCATGTTAaatcatgttttttttatttctggAATCTGAGTTGGTTTCTTTTCAATGAGATTCAACTGCCATAtaacttttgtttctttttgtcTGTAAacgttgatttttttttttatactttactTTTCATGCAATTTGCTTGAATCCAAAAGATTTTTCTTTCTgggaaatttttaaatttgggATTGAAAGAAGCAACATAATTCCAGAACTATGGTGAAATTTAGTGCCTGCTTTTGATAGAGAGGATTATAGAAAGTGAGTCTCAGTGGTAATGAATGCTTAAAGTGGAATGTTCCTGTAATGTGCAGTTGGTGATGCTTTTATGGAGTTATTTTTCTGTTGTTTTGACTGATCCGGGTAGTGTTCCGCCTAACTGGAGACCTGCTGTTGATGAAGAAATAGGGGAGGCTGACCCCTTGAATGGCTCTGAGTTCACTAGTTTGCAGACTGACCCATCTAATCAAAGGGTTCGGTACTGCCGAAAGTGCAACCAGCTTAAACCGCCTCGTTGCCATCATTGCTCTGTTTGTGAGTAGTTATAGTTTTGTGTAGTTTTAGTATTCATTTGGATTTTGTACCATCATAAAAGCTTGCTTATTTTcaatagaaaataatttttctttcacTGGCACTGACATTATGATTCAGGTGGGCGGTGCGTGCTGAAAATGGACCACCATTGTGTATGGGTTGTTAACTGCGTAGGGGCATTAAATTACAAGTACTTCCTTCTTTTCTTGGTGAGTTGTGTTTCTGGTATAGCTGTAAAAACTCTCTATGGTGACAATTATACATTCTCTTTTAAGTATTCTATACGAACTCGTTGTTCTACTCTGTTGTTGCTGTTATTATTGTTTCTTTTTGCCTTTTCACATTGAAGAAACACCACTTGACTTTGTACATGGATCTGCTTTGATTTGTTGTTTTTACGAAGATGTTAGCTTGTTTCCCAGTAGTTGTTAAATAGCTCTACTTTCTAGGGATCAGAGAAGATTTATGAACCACTCTAATGGAGTTACGCATGATCATTTATGTACTGTCCTTAGTGATAAAATTCCACTCTAATAGATTTAAGCGgaatctaaaaaaattatgatgaCTGAATTTGAGCCATGGCAGCTAGAGACTTTTCCTGTAAGGAAGTTGATTGTTGTTACTTGTTAGTGTCACTAATATGAAATATGTATAAATTCAAGTGGTTTCATTCTCAAGCTTGTTTGTGGACTAAGCTGGAAATATATATTTCTCTGTGATTATATGTAACCCCTGAACTTTTCTAGTTTAGTTTTCTCatgtttttatttatgtattttggTTTTAAGATATATGACTCTTTTGAGAGGTTCTATTTTTTTCCTTCTCCTCAACATCTCTTCATGTACCACTGTCCAAATGGTATGAAATTGGTGACtgactaattttatttttaaacttgtTTGATCATAATGCAGTTCTACACATTTCTGGAGACAAGTCTAGTGACGTTATCGTTGCTGCCACATTTTATTGCATTTTTCAGTGACGGAGAAATTGCTGGAACGCCAGGAACCCTTGCAACTACATTTCTTGCCTTTGGTAAGATTTGACTGGGTACTCTTTCTCATTATTTTTCTTCTCCTTTATctctataattatttttggtcTTACTTTACAGTTTTGAATCTGGCGTTTGCTTTAAGTGTCATGGGGTTTCTGATCATGCATATATCCTTGGTATCAGCAAATACCACAACTATTGAGGTATGAACACTTGCTTATTTCAAATTGAAAACCAAATtggagaaaaaaaatttaagggaACACATATCTAGTAATAATTAACCATATGCCTGAGTATTTAATATCACCAAATAgattgagttgcaaattaagaACCATTTCCTAAGTGGATATCTAGAGGAATAATTTCTTTGTGCAGACGAAGGTGCTGATATATGTTTGGTTATTTATTGTTTGTGTGATCAGGCTTACGAGAAGAAAACCACTCCAAAATGGCGATATGACCTTGGCCGGAAGAAGAATTTTGAACAGGTTGGTGAATTAAGAATCTTAATTCTTAACCATTAGATTTCTTAAGCATCCAATGCTGCCTTCTCTGTAGTTGCTGAAAGATATTTGACCTCCATTTTCTAaagttaaaataacataaaaagcACAGAAGTTATTGTAACATATTATTATCAACAATGTTGTACTTCTAGTTGGGCCACCTTTTTCAAAACAAAATGTTTGAGTTTTATCCAATCATGAATTTAAATTGTTTTATGTACATtagaaagagaaaaataaatgttaggTTCATAGCTCTGAGCATGACATGACATGTGGTTTTGAACTTTTATTATGAAAATTGAATCTTATTCTTGTTTCACTTTAAGAAAATTGTGTTTGTGTTTGGCATTTGTTATAGGTGTTTGGGACAGATCAACGGTACTGGCTCATCCCAACATATTCTGAAGAAGATTTGCGGCGAATGCCCGCACTTCAGGGTCTTGACTATCCATCTAAGCCTGATTTCGATTGCCAGTAGTTATGTGAAGCGAGAATTATTTTATATGCCAAGACAGCCAAAAATTTTCTTTGTAAATTAGATATGGGACCCCTGCACAAGGGTCCCTTTACAATCATAATTGATCCAACTACTTACCATACTGAAGATCACTCATCCCACGGCCatattatagaaaatttaacAGCTTGTAGAGAGAGAGTGAGGCTGAAGGGGGCAACAGAGTTGAGAAGGAGCAAGAATGCAAGATAAGAAATAGTGGTTTATGGGTCTAAGAATTGTAGGAGAAGGCATCCTTgatgttttatttataattttctcgAGAAAGTTGGAAGTGTAAAATACAAATGTTAACTCACCTGTTTTTTCTTAATCTATCTAAATTATATGTGGCTTAAGTTAATTACGGTAGATTTTGTTCATCAGTAGAATCAATGATGTTAATCAATCATTCAATTGctgtatgttattaatatttattctcGGATGTACTTCAGGGTCTTATGTCTTATGTTATGGCATGTCTCTGTAGTATCAAGTAATTTTTGGATTACCAGTCGGCAGCTCATGGTAATATCGATTATCTTttcagataaaaaaaaatcaaataactgGATTACAaccaaaaaaatgaaaaggGATAGAAGGTTTGAAACCTATCTATTGTCTATATTCATTTAACCaacttaaaaaacaaaagttatTGATTCAATTCTTTGCCATCTTgatttttatcaatttatttTTCACATAATTAATGTAAAGCTAATTTTCAGCacgaaaaatacataaaaatagacaCTTCTAAGTTagcttattattttaataaaaattgagttagtattattttttattattttatactattttaaaaaatataaattctaatttgtaatttaactaaataaaaagtttaattgataactattttatttgtttttaatattaagGTTTACTTACTTTTTATTGGTGTAAATAAAACTGATCCAAAATATTATTTACTGTATATTGGTAATATATTATTCATGGAGGAATTTGTTCTAACCaaacaaatttattttctaaattctATGTATAGTGATAATCTTACTAACTTATGTAATAATTCTTAAGGAAAAACCCAATATGAGATGCTCTAATAAAACATCTACTACATCACTCACTacaaaatgaaaacaaaaaaaccAGCAAGGAGGGGGAATAAAAAGACACGGAGTTGTACAAATAATGTATTAGTGTGTGttaaaaaacgacatgtcgtctATACTATGAAAACAGTACAACCGAACATTCTAGCATGACAAAGAACGTTATTTGGGGACACGTGTCGCTTTCGCAGAGTCTCGTGTCACATTTTATATAACTTCCACAGAGAGCCTTCGAGGTCCGACTGAGAACAACCCAGACCTTCTGGTTCTTTCCCTCCCATTTTCCAATTCACATTCACAACAACTTTCTCAGGTaaactctctctcactctctcccTCTTCTACGCTATGATTTGTTTCTGATGcatgaatatctttttctttttcttttctttctttctcggTATCCAAACAGTGATCTAGGTGGACCTCTAAAGAATCTGTAGTTTTCTAAATACGGTAATATTTTTTCCCTTGACGTGGAATGTTCTGATGAATGGTATGTTCCTCTGATGTTAATGCTGTTCTATCAATGCATGTATGATTATCTTTCTTCTAAAAGTAAATTTAAAAACTACAACGGAAATTATTCTGATTGAAAATGGGTTATATGCATGGTAATTAATCAAATCGTAAAGCAATAATAGAATTTGAAGTGAAATCAATAATGAATAGTTGTAAGTTTATGTTAAAGTATCAATCAAAGGATATCCTGaccaatattttttataatttgtgTTTCAAAAGTTAAATGAATGATGAACATGTTcttgttcaaaaaaataaaataaaattatgaacATGTTCTGAATTTGTAGTAGTTTGAAGAACTACATCTTCCAATACCGgagttaaaaggaaaaaaattgtTGACAAGCAAGCCCCAAAAGCCTGAAAAtgtttttgatttattttttaaactcCTTACATTTGGTTTGACATTTTTTTCTCCACAAGAAGAGAGTTCACGCAATATGCAGAGGGAAAGAGAAGGTTCAAACGATTTTTTCAGGGAGTCTGGTTTTGAAAGAAGTATGTT is a window from the Cannabis sativa cultivar Pink pepper isolate KNU-18-1 chromosome 1, ASM2916894v1, whole genome shotgun sequence genome containing:
- the LOC115706335 gene encoding probable protein S-acyltransferase 14; translation: MHRSGVTMAWNVFKFCTALRGLGSIMILLVLGVVGVTYYAVVLTNYGPALYDGGLDSLIAFIVLILFHSLLVMLLWSYFSVVLTDPGSVPPNWRPAVDEEIGEADPLNGSEFTSLQTDPSNQRVRYCRKCNQLKPPRCHHCSVCGRCVLKMDHHCVWVVNCVGALNYKYFLLFLFYTFLETSLVTLSLLPHFIAFFSDGEIAGTPGTLATTFLAFVLNLAFALSVMGFLIMHISLVSANTTTIEAYEKKTTPKWRYDLGRKKNFEQVFGTDQRYWLIPTYSEEDLRRMPALQGLDYPSKPDFDCQ
- the LOC115706336 gene encoding vestitone reductase produces the protein MGDQEQKGIVCVTGGTGYIGSWLIMRLLQHGYTVRTTIRPDHDPTASEGIKKKRDISFLTNLPRASEKLEIYHADLNQPESFSAAIEGCSGVFHVAHPVTIVDEESEEVLTKRCLDAALGILKACLASKTVKRVVYTSSSAAISVLNDETGQQVADESSWSDVDWYRSQKRMGISYVAAKTKTEKAMFEFGEKFGLDIITLNPSLVLGPFICPTLPGSVAMGLTMILGDTYNIYKYLLRTNMVHIEDVVSAHIFLYENTSAKGRYICSSDELSLIGMSEFLSERYPNFQIPKKESLEGIEGYKIIALSSKKLLDSGFKFKFGLAHMFDGAIQSCKERNIL